The segment TGGCATCTGAGAGGGATGCCTGGTCTTGTCCCCAGGGAGCAGCTGTGAAGTGAGGTTGGCAAGGAAGCACCGACTCTAGGGATGGTAGATCTCCCCATGGGGATTCTCGGCCCCAGGTGGGAAtccatttcccttctttgagCATTCACTCTGAAGGGCAGGGCAGAGGGTAGAATAGTGTTTGTCTAGATGCCTCAGAAGGAGATTTCTGTCCAGGCCATCTCTGTTTCATTCCACTTTCTCTAGTCCAGCCACCCCACTGACCAAGGGCTTGAACCTGCAGGGGCCTCCCAGCATGGGGTCTGGGGGGCAGCTTCATTCATCCGTGTGCAGGTAGTGGCAGCCCGGTCCGCTGTGTGTGGGGGATCATAGAGTGACACAAGGGTGACGGCCAATTGTGCAGTCCCTCAGCCCCTCAGCCCCGCAGCACATGCACATCAGCCAGTACAGGAGAAGCCTGAGGCACCATTCCCACAGGTGGCCACGGGGCTCAATTCCGGGCAGGCCCGGAGAGGCAGGAAGACAAAGAGGCCTCAGAACAAATGAATCCCCCAAATTCCTCAAGGACAGCCATGCTTACAGTTTCCATTCCACTTTAGCAGCAGATAACCCCTCCCCCCAGATGACTTGAGTCATGAGTGCCCTCTGCAATTCTCCCTTATTTCTCACCCGGCCCCATAACAGCACCTCTGCAATGCTGTGATTGACCTGGTCCCAgccccagtcttttttttttttttttttttcaaaaatttactgATCTAACCTTTTGGCTGTAgtaggtcttcgttgctacacagctttctctagttgcagcaagcgggacctactctagttgctgtgctcaggcttctcactgtggtggcttctcttctttcaaagcgcaggctctaggcacactggcttcagtagctgtggctcgcaGGCTCTGTAGAGTTttggttcagtagttgtggagcactggcttagttgctctgtgccatgtgggatcttcctgtcctAGGGTTCGAACCAGTCTCCCTTGCATTGGaacgtggattcttaaccactggaccaccagggaaccctcaGCCTGAGTCTTTGAAGGCAGCAAGTGACTGGGTCAAGCCTAGGACATTGGGTGCTGTCATAGGTAGCAGTCATTTACAGTCCTGGAGTAGTCGGACCTCCCAGTGTAAAGACAAAGGGCCCCACGGGAGGAGGTAGCACTTGACTGCTCCCTCTTCCTTCCATGACCCTAAACTGTTCTTATTCTCACCGCTTCTTTCAAGGAAGCACCCAGTGAGCTTCCTACAGTTCCAAGTGCTTGGCCAGGCTGTGGTGGAAAGCAGCTGTCCCCACTCATTTCACCTTGTCACTTGCTTTGTAGAACAGTTCTCTCTAAGGCTGAAAGGAGAGATGGTACATGAGAGGGAAACTTCAGAAGGGTGAGGGAGAGTTGGAAGGAAGGGGCTGGTGAGATATCAGTGATTCCCTCTGGCTGACGTGTGGGGGGACCTTGCCCTCATTCGGACAATCCCTCCTTCCATGTCTCAAGGGGCCATCTAGAGAAACCCAGGGCATGGAGCAGTTCACAGAGTGTGGCCTGAGGACACATCATGCAAAGTGAAGGGACTGCAGCAGGATGGACCCACACTCTCACCCCTCTGCCCAATAGGGTCTTCCTAGAGCTTGAGAGGCACCTTCTGTTCCACCCTGAGGAGGTCCTTCCACTTCGTGGGAAGCTGAGTGACCTgagccccctccctcagcctgtCTGTTTCTTCCTATTCATCATGCAGCAGTCACCACGACCATGACACTGTGGCTGAGGCTGGAAAATGCAGGGTGCAGTAGACAGTGGTATCAGCAAGGGGCCTGTCTTCTTAGTCCAGCTGGCAGCAGGCAGTGGGGGCTATGATAGATGAATATTCATGGGCCAGGTCAGGTTGGGGGCAGAAAGGAGGGGACTAGGGTAATGCAGAGCTCTCCCTGAAAAATGGAGGCCTAGGAAACTTGGCAGAGGTGGTGCTAAGGGATGGTGTGGGAGGTTTTCAGTGCCCATCCAAACTTCATCAGCATGCCCCCAAGTTACCCCAAataagcatgatttttttttttttttttttttttggctgtaccatgcaacttgtgggattttagttctcccaccagggattgaacccaggccctcagcagtgaaagcacagaggtctaaccactgaatcaccagggaattcctccaaTAAAGCACAATTTAATGAAAACAGCTTGTATGCTCCCTTTCTTTCCCATGACATCTAAGATTGAGATGCAGAGCCAagaaaagggatttgatttgatcCTCCCCTCTTGGTGGCACTTGGAAGTGTGGGCAACGCACACATACAGGAGAAATCAGTGTTTTGGATCCCTGGCCCCCCTTTCTGGATAGGTCAGCAGTGGGGTTCCTGCCCTGATCACAAGGCATAACCATGGAGATGGGCATCAGGGGTATGGTAGGGAGTGAAATGTCTCATCTAGCTTAGTGGTTGGGCTCGGGAGAGGATGACAGGAAGCTGGGTACCAGGATAGGAGCCAGAGGTGGAGCAGTTCAGTCTCTAGTCTGATGAACTGAATGTCGTCTAGGCAGATGGTTAGAAGAGGGAGTCTTCCCCCCGCCACTCCCCACCAGTCTCTGATTTAATAAATTGCCAGAGGAGAGGGGCTCAGGAATCTGCCCTGGTAGGAAGCGCATTAAGTAATTCTGATGCTGGTGGTGTGGAGAGGTCtagataggctgctgctgctaagtcgcttcagtcgtgtccgactctgtgaaaccccatagacggcagtccaccaggctcctccatccatgggattttccaggcaagagtactggagtggggtgccattgccttctctgctagatAGTCTAGAGGTCTTTAGTTCCCCAAATCTGAGAAATCATTCTCACCTTCACCTCCAAGCAAGTCTCTCCTTCATATCCTGGTTTCAAGAGGCTGCGCCTGACAAGAATGAACAGCTGTAGGTGAGCTGGAGACATTTCTGGGTGTTCCTGAAGCAGTACTGTATATGCTGTCAATCACATGAACTTAACTGTGGTAGTTTGGGGTGTGTGGGTCTCCCCAGACAGCATGACAGTATTGTGCAGGGTTTGGATTCAGAAGCAGGGGTCCTTGCCTTAGAGGGACTTAGCAAGATGGGCAGTTTTACCTCCACATCCTAGACATCCCGTTCCTTTTCTGTGTGGTCTCCCTGCCATACCCTTCTCTGCCCCTTTAGTCTTCCTGTGCTCTTCAGCTTTCTCTCTCCAGCCTCTGTCCTTGCTGCCAGGGCTCAGGATTCCCCTCTTACCTCATCTCCTTCAGGATTCCAAGCTCCCTCTGATACAGGATCTCCACCATGGCAGGTTTGGGTTTGGAGGGGTTGAGGATCCTGGGGACCAGGGAAGGTGAGGGAGAATGAACAGAAGTTTGGGGGAAGTTGGGAGAAAGGCCCGAGAAGGCTCAGACTTCTGTGTCTCATCATGTAGACACCTGCCTGAGGCAGCCCCTCAGGAGGAGTAGCCCCCCAGGAGGAGTAGCTCACCAGAAGGAGAAGCCCCCTAGGAGGAGCAGTTCCCAGGAGGAGTAGCTCACCAGAAGGAGAAGCCCCCTAGGAGGAGCAGTTCCCAGGAGGAGTAGATCCTCAGGAGGAGCAGTCCCCAGGAGGAGAAGCTCCCAGGAGGAGTAGATCCCCAGGAGGAGCAGTCCCCAGGAGGAGTAGATCCCCAGGAGGAGCAGTGGCAGCAGCCACATCTTATAAACGTCTCTCCATAGCCTGCTCTGGATCTAGCCTTCTGTTCCCTTCTTCCCTGCCTCACTTACATCTGGCTTTCTTCTCTTTACCATCTCAAAATCCCCTCCACCAagcttgagttttttttttgtttgtttgtttttttttcaagatttgagTGTTGTTGACTAAGTCTGTAATTCCTGCTAGGAGATCCAATGTGAACTACAAGGGCCAAGCAGCAGCCCCCACCCTTCCCCGCTGGGGTTCCAGAAGCAGAGCTGGAATGGGGCAGTGTTAATTCCTGAGGCCTCAACTGACCTTTCCAAAGAGAAGCCTACTTCCTAACTCTCTCCTAACCCTCTTGCATCTCAGCCTAAGTTCC is part of the Bubalus bubalis isolate 160015118507 breed Murrah chromosome 11, NDDB_SH_1, whole genome shotgun sequence genome and harbors:
- the LMLN2 gene encoding LOW QUALITY PROTEIN: leishmanolysin-like peptidase 2 (The sequence of the model RefSeq protein was modified relative to this genomic sequence to represent the inferred CDS: inserted 3 bases in 2 codons; substituted 3 bases at 3 genomic stop codons), whose product is MRKDLPGKGSMKLFQPKEYDVFPVRLVLERLKLCKLMRRAASGRCLHDETQKSXSLLGPFSQLPPNFCSFSLTFPGPQDPQPLQTQTCHGGDPVSEGAWNPEGDEVRGESXALAARTEAGERKLKIPLRQGPLLLNPNPAQYCHAVWGDPHTPNYHSCSLLKPGYEGETCLEVKVPDAHLHGYALXSGQEPHCXPIQKGGPGIQNTDFXLYVCVAHTSKCHQEGRIKSNPFSWLCISILDVMGKKGSIQAVFIKLCFIGGIPW